A part of Salmo trutta chromosome 15, fSalTru1.1, whole genome shotgun sequence genomic DNA contains:
- the LOC115149258 gene encoding FYN-binding protein 1 isoform X4, which produces MQDNKSDVKAIMARFNTGGNATEGIASERPKATVHPTLSSGPPIQPKKPALETSLSGSAASTAPKPNFLKSTISTKSTPEVRDLPKIKVIPNKFGNTQEDSKPSFVKQYPFKLKPPGPEISQDAEVKSPLPKLPLQKPSLSLTLSDTKSALPKPPLGVAKPSWVKDSSPKSDNSGGTSNSIPPKIPPSKKTIISIAKMSLQTEDSVDGAVDSTTKPLGAASILKPSNFRTAQNMFNREDTLSENGVKETAKLPLTSSDSCLPKPTASKKPSFIKKPLGSTSPVVGLSNSSPSPPKLNPMPNFLALGTVPAKPNRPPRVNLEKFKKGTEASTDGPAGLKGSVAPAPASHPSNHMAPPLPSHPMAPSLPPRPPEAIIQPDPDENYDDVGLINNTPPPHSGGHPSQNTKHSESDEMYEDLDERWGAVESKEQEKREREEKKRQVEKKVQKERERKEQEAKKKFKLTGPLKVIHRVQARVDSKGSKTDLGLKQGESIDIMRVLDNPEGRWLGRSQDGSYGYVKTECVEIDFDTLKRQGVSISSHMEHDPEVYDDVAFQNDLSSGIKSAGVVLPPPPDEDSDIYDDLDDSSFDVRVSPPSQFDQTGNTVSDSDIYDDVDTNNFHLPPHISSLPLSKAKGKAEDKDPKKLKKFEKEEKEFRKKFKYDGEIQVLYQVTIVSTLANKKWSSKDLLLRPGETLDVIVKPVDNKLICRNKEGKFGYVLTSHIVVEDADIYDDIGDDCIYDND; this is translated from the exons ATG CAGGACAACAAGTCTGATGTGAAGGCCATCATGGCTCGCTTCAACACGGGGGGAAATGCCACAGAGGGTATCGCCTCAGAACGTCCAAAAGCTACAGTGCACCCCACCCTGTCCTCAGGACCCCCTATCCAGCCTAAGAAACCTGCCCTGGAGACCAGCCTCTCAGGCAGCGCAGCGTCCACCGCGCCCAAACCCAACTTCCTCAAGAGCACCATCTCCACCAAGAGCACTCCAGAAGTCAGGGACTTGCCCAAAATCAAAGTGATCCCTAATAAGTTTGGAAACACCCAAGAGGACAGCAAACCATCCTTTGTCAAACAGTACCCCTTTAAACTCAAACCTCCTGGCCCAGAGATATCCCAGGATGCTGAGGTCAAAAGCCCTTTGCCCAAACTCCCTCTCCAGAAGCCCTCTCTGAGCTTGACCTTGTCTGACACCAAGTCTGCCCTTCCCAAACCTCCCCTGGGTGTGGCCAAACCCTCCTGGGTCAAAGACAGCAGCCCCAAATCTGACAATAGTGGGGGTACCTCGAACTCCATCCCACCCAAAATACCCCCTTCCAAAAAAACCATAATCTCCATTGCAAAGATGAGTCTACAGACAGAGGATAGTGTGGATGGAGCAGTGGATTCTACAACCAAACCGCTGGGAGCAGCTTCTATCCTCAAACCCTCCAACTTCAGGACTGCACAGAACATGTTCAATAGAGAAGACACCCTATCTGAGAATGGGGTAAAGGAAACAGCCAAACTTCCCCTCACTTCCAGCGACTCCTGTCTTCCTAAACCTACAGCCAGTAAGAAACCCAGCTTCATTAAGAAGCCCCTGGGTTCCACCTCCCCGGTCGTGGGGTTGAGCAACAGTAGCCCGTCCCCCCCCAAATTAAACCCCATGCCCAATTTCCTGGCATTAGGAACTGTGCCAGCCAAACCCAACCGGCCTCCTAGGGTCAACTTGGAAAAGTTCAAGAAGGGCACAGAGGCTAGTACCGATG GTCCTGCTGGGTTAAAGGGATCtgttgccccagccccagcctctcaCCCCAGTAACCATATGGCCCCACCCCTGCCCTCTCACCCCATGGCCCCTAGCCTGCCCCCACGACCACCAGAAGCCAT AATCCAACCTGACCCAGATGAGAACTATGATGATGTGGGGTTAATTAACAATACTCCACCCCCTCACTCTGGAGGACATCCTAGTCAAAACACTAAG CACAGTGAAAGTGATGAAATGTATGAAGATCTTGATGAAAGATG GGGGGCAGTGGAATCAAAGgagcaagagaagagagagagggaggagaaaaaaCGACAGGTGGAAAAGAAAGTACAGAAAGAACGTGAGAGGAAAGAGCAAGAGGCCAAAAAGAAATTCAAA CTGACTGGTCCACTGAAGGTCATCCACAGGGTCCAGGCCAGAGTGGACAGTAAAGGGAGTAAGACGGACCTGGGGCTGAAGCAGGGAGAGTCTATTGACATCATGCGTGTTTTGGACAACCCAGAGGGACGCTGGCTAGGGAGGTCACAGGACGGCTCCT ATGGCTATGTGAAGACGGAGTGTGTTGAGATTGACTTTGACACCCTGAAGCGTCAGGGTGTGTCTATATCCAGTCATATGGAACACGACCCAGAGGTATACGATGATGTGGCCTTTCAGAATGACCTCAGCAG TGGGATCAAGAGTGCAGGAG TGGttcttcctccacctcctgaTGAGGATAGTGACATATATGATGATCTTGACGATTCAAGCTTCGATGTCAG AGTATCCCCACCTTCCCAGTTTGACCAGACAGGAAATACTG TCAGTGATTCAGATATTTATGATGATGTTGACACCAATAACTTCCATCTGCCTCCACATATCAGCAG TCTCCCACTAAGTAAAGCCAAGGGTAAGGCTGAGGACAAAGATCCTAAAAAGCTAAAGAAATTTGAAAAGGAAGAGAAGGAATTCCGAAAGAAGTTCAAG TATGATGGGGAGATCCAGGTACTCTATCAGGTGACCATCGTTTCCACCTTGGCCAATAAGAAGTGGAGCAGTAAAGATCTGCTGTTGAGACCTGGGGAGACTCTGGATGTTATCGTTAAGCCTGTAGACAACAAACTCATCTGCAGAAACAAGGAGGGCAAGT ttgGCTACGTCTTGACCAGCCATATTGTAGTAGA AGATGCTGATATCTATGATGACATTGGTGATG ATTGCATCTATGACAACGACTGA
- the LOC115149258 gene encoding FYN-binding protein 1 isoform X2, which translates to MDNKSDVKAIMARFNTGGNATEGIASERPKATVHPTLSSGPPIQPKKPALETSLSGSAASTAPKPNFLKSTISTKSTPEVRDLPKIKVIPNKFGNTQEDSKPSFVKQYPFKLKPPGPEISQDAEVKSPLPKLPLQKPSLSLTLSDTKSALPKPPLGVAKPSWVKDSSPKSDNSGGTSNSIPPKIPPSKKTIISIAKMSLQTEDSVDGAVDSTTKPLGAASILKPSNFRTAQNMFNREDTLSENGVKETAKLPLTSSDSCLPKPTASKKPSFIKKPLGSTSPVVGLSNSSPSPPKLNPMPNFLALGTVPAKPNRPPRVNLEKFKKGTEASTDGPAGLKGSVAPAPASHPSNHMAPPLPSHPMAPSLPPRPPEAIIQPDPDENYDDVGLINNTPPPHSGGHPSQNTKHSESDEMYEDLDERWGAVESKEQEKREREEKKRQVEKKVQKERERKEQEAKKKFKLTGPLKVIHRVQARVDSKGSKTDLGLKQGESIDIMRVLDNPEGRWLGRSQDGSYGYVKTECVEIDFDTLKRQGVSISSHMEHDPEVYDDVAFQNDLSSGIKSAGVVLPPPPDEDSDIYDDLDDSSFDVSPSPSDSRSPPKPCSWMFIKGFDQWKKSPGSKIEVSPPSQFDQTGNTVSDSDIYDDVDTNNFHLPPHISSLPLSKAKGKAEDKDPKKLKKFEKEEKEFRKKFKYDGEIQVLYQVTIVSTLANKKWSSKDLLLRPGETLDVIVKPVDNKLICRNKEGKFGYVLTSHIVVEDADIYDDIGDDCIYDND; encoded by the exons ATG GACAACAAGTCTGATGTGAAGGCCATCATGGCTCGCTTCAACACGGGGGGAAATGCCACAGAGGGTATCGCCTCAGAACGTCCAAAAGCTACAGTGCACCCCACCCTGTCCTCAGGACCCCCTATCCAGCCTAAGAAACCTGCCCTGGAGACCAGCCTCTCAGGCAGCGCAGCGTCCACCGCGCCCAAACCCAACTTCCTCAAGAGCACCATCTCCACCAAGAGCACTCCAGAAGTCAGGGACTTGCCCAAAATCAAAGTGATCCCTAATAAGTTTGGAAACACCCAAGAGGACAGCAAACCATCCTTTGTCAAACAGTACCCCTTTAAACTCAAACCTCCTGGCCCAGAGATATCCCAGGATGCTGAGGTCAAAAGCCCTTTGCCCAAACTCCCTCTCCAGAAGCCCTCTCTGAGCTTGACCTTGTCTGACACCAAGTCTGCCCTTCCCAAACCTCCCCTGGGTGTGGCCAAACCCTCCTGGGTCAAAGACAGCAGCCCCAAATCTGACAATAGTGGGGGTACCTCGAACTCCATCCCACCCAAAATACCCCCTTCCAAAAAAACCATAATCTCCATTGCAAAGATGAGTCTACAGACAGAGGATAGTGTGGATGGAGCAGTGGATTCTACAACCAAACCGCTGGGAGCAGCTTCTATCCTCAAACCCTCCAACTTCAGGACTGCACAGAACATGTTCAATAGAGAAGACACCCTATCTGAGAATGGGGTAAAGGAAACAGCCAAACTTCCCCTCACTTCCAGCGACTCCTGTCTTCCTAAACCTACAGCCAGTAAGAAACCCAGCTTCATTAAGAAGCCCCTGGGTTCCACCTCCCCGGTCGTGGGGTTGAGCAACAGTAGCCCGTCCCCCCCCAAATTAAACCCCATGCCCAATTTCCTGGCATTAGGAACTGTGCCAGCCAAACCCAACCGGCCTCCTAGGGTCAACTTGGAAAAGTTCAAGAAGGGCACAGAGGCTAGTACCGATG GTCCTGCTGGGTTAAAGGGATCtgttgccccagccccagcctctcaCCCCAGTAACCATATGGCCCCACCCCTGCCCTCTCACCCCATGGCCCCTAGCCTGCCCCCACGACCACCAGAAGCCAT AATCCAACCTGACCCAGATGAGAACTATGATGATGTGGGGTTAATTAACAATACTCCACCCCCTCACTCTGGAGGACATCCTAGTCAAAACACTAAG CACAGTGAAAGTGATGAAATGTATGAAGATCTTGATGAAAGATG GGGGGCAGTGGAATCAAAGgagcaagagaagagagagagggaggagaaaaaaCGACAGGTGGAAAAGAAAGTACAGAAAGAACGTGAGAGGAAAGAGCAAGAGGCCAAAAAGAAATTCAAA CTGACTGGTCCACTGAAGGTCATCCACAGGGTCCAGGCCAGAGTGGACAGTAAAGGGAGTAAGACGGACCTGGGGCTGAAGCAGGGAGAGTCTATTGACATCATGCGTGTTTTGGACAACCCAGAGGGACGCTGGCTAGGGAGGTCACAGGACGGCTCCT ATGGCTATGTGAAGACGGAGTGTGTTGAGATTGACTTTGACACCCTGAAGCGTCAGGGTGTGTCTATATCCAGTCATATGGAACACGACCCAGAGGTATACGATGATGTGGCCTTTCAGAATGACCTCAGCAG TGGGATCAAGAGTGCAGGAG TGGttcttcctccacctcctgaTGAGGATAGTGACATATATGATGATCTTGACGATTCAAGCTTCGATGTCAG CCCTAGCCCGTCGGACTCCAGATCCCCTCCTAAACCTTGCTCTTGGATGTTTATTAAGGGCTTCGACCAGTGGAAGAAAAGCCCAGGCAGCAAAATTGA AGTATCCCCACCTTCCCAGTTTGACCAGACAGGAAATACTG TCAGTGATTCAGATATTTATGATGATGTTGACACCAATAACTTCCATCTGCCTCCACATATCAGCAG TCTCCCACTAAGTAAAGCCAAGGGTAAGGCTGAGGACAAAGATCCTAAAAAGCTAAAGAAATTTGAAAAGGAAGAGAAGGAATTCCGAAAGAAGTTCAAG TATGATGGGGAGATCCAGGTACTCTATCAGGTGACCATCGTTTCCACCTTGGCCAATAAGAAGTGGAGCAGTAAAGATCTGCTGTTGAGACCTGGGGAGACTCTGGATGTTATCGTTAAGCCTGTAGACAACAAACTCATCTGCAGAAACAAGGAGGGCAAGT ttgGCTACGTCTTGACCAGCCATATTGTAGTAGA AGATGCTGATATCTATGATGACATTGGTGATG ATTGCATCTATGACAACGACTGA
- the LOC115149258 gene encoding FYN-binding protein 1 isoform X6, which translates to MQDNKSDVKAIMARFNTGGNATEGIASERPKATVHPTLSSGPPIQPKKPALETSLSGSAASTAPKPNFLKSTISTKSTPEVRDLPKIKVIPNKFGNTQEDSKPSFVKQYPFKLKPPGPEISQDAEVKSPLPKLPLQKPSLSLTLSDTKSALPKPPLGVAKPSWVKDSSPKSDNSGGTSNSIPPKIPPSKKTIISIAKMSLQTEDSVDGAVDSTTKPLGAASILKPSNFRTAQNMFNREDTLSENGVKETAKLPLTSSDSCLPKPTASKKPSFIKKPLGSTSPVVGLSNSSPSPPKLNPMPNFLALGTVPAKPNRPPRVNLEKFKKGTEASTDGPAGLKGSVAPAPASHPSNHMAPPLPSHPMAPSLPPRPPEAIIQPDPDENYDDVGLINNTPPPHSGGHPSQNTKHSESDEMYEDLDERWGAVESKEQEKREREEKKRQVEKKVQKERERKEQEAKKKFKLTGPLKVIHRVQARVDSKGSKTDLGLKQGESIDIMRVLDNPEGRWLGRSQDGSYGYVKTECVEIDFDTLKRQGVSISSHMEHDPEVYDDVAFQNDLSSGIKSAGVVLPPPPDEDSDIYDDLDDSSFDVRASTSGRKAQAAKLKYPHLPSLTRQEILSVIQIFMMMLTPITSICLHISAVSH; encoded by the exons ATG CAGGACAACAAGTCTGATGTGAAGGCCATCATGGCTCGCTTCAACACGGGGGGAAATGCCACAGAGGGTATCGCCTCAGAACGTCCAAAAGCTACAGTGCACCCCACCCTGTCCTCAGGACCCCCTATCCAGCCTAAGAAACCTGCCCTGGAGACCAGCCTCTCAGGCAGCGCAGCGTCCACCGCGCCCAAACCCAACTTCCTCAAGAGCACCATCTCCACCAAGAGCACTCCAGAAGTCAGGGACTTGCCCAAAATCAAAGTGATCCCTAATAAGTTTGGAAACACCCAAGAGGACAGCAAACCATCCTTTGTCAAACAGTACCCCTTTAAACTCAAACCTCCTGGCCCAGAGATATCCCAGGATGCTGAGGTCAAAAGCCCTTTGCCCAAACTCCCTCTCCAGAAGCCCTCTCTGAGCTTGACCTTGTCTGACACCAAGTCTGCCCTTCCCAAACCTCCCCTGGGTGTGGCCAAACCCTCCTGGGTCAAAGACAGCAGCCCCAAATCTGACAATAGTGGGGGTACCTCGAACTCCATCCCACCCAAAATACCCCCTTCCAAAAAAACCATAATCTCCATTGCAAAGATGAGTCTACAGACAGAGGATAGTGTGGATGGAGCAGTGGATTCTACAACCAAACCGCTGGGAGCAGCTTCTATCCTCAAACCCTCCAACTTCAGGACTGCACAGAACATGTTCAATAGAGAAGACACCCTATCTGAGAATGGGGTAAAGGAAACAGCCAAACTTCCCCTCACTTCCAGCGACTCCTGTCTTCCTAAACCTACAGCCAGTAAGAAACCCAGCTTCATTAAGAAGCCCCTGGGTTCCACCTCCCCGGTCGTGGGGTTGAGCAACAGTAGCCCGTCCCCCCCCAAATTAAACCCCATGCCCAATTTCCTGGCATTAGGAACTGTGCCAGCCAAACCCAACCGGCCTCCTAGGGTCAACTTGGAAAAGTTCAAGAAGGGCACAGAGGCTAGTACCGATG GTCCTGCTGGGTTAAAGGGATCtgttgccccagccccagcctctcaCCCCAGTAACCATATGGCCCCACCCCTGCCCTCTCACCCCATGGCCCCTAGCCTGCCCCCACGACCACCAGAAGCCAT AATCCAACCTGACCCAGATGAGAACTATGATGATGTGGGGTTAATTAACAATACTCCACCCCCTCACTCTGGAGGACATCCTAGTCAAAACACTAAG CACAGTGAAAGTGATGAAATGTATGAAGATCTTGATGAAAGATG GGGGGCAGTGGAATCAAAGgagcaagagaagagagagagggaggagaaaaaaCGACAGGTGGAAAAGAAAGTACAGAAAGAACGTGAGAGGAAAGAGCAAGAGGCCAAAAAGAAATTCAAA CTGACTGGTCCACTGAAGGTCATCCACAGGGTCCAGGCCAGAGTGGACAGTAAAGGGAGTAAGACGGACCTGGGGCTGAAGCAGGGAGAGTCTATTGACATCATGCGTGTTTTGGACAACCCAGAGGGACGCTGGCTAGGGAGGTCACAGGACGGCTCCT ATGGCTATGTGAAGACGGAGTGTGTTGAGATTGACTTTGACACCCTGAAGCGTCAGGGTGTGTCTATATCCAGTCATATGGAACACGACCCAGAGGTATACGATGATGTGGCCTTTCAGAATGACCTCAGCAG TGGGATCAAGAGTGCAGGAG TGGttcttcctccacctcctgaTGAGGATAGTGACATATATGATGATCTTGACGATTCAAGCTTCGATGTCAG GGCTTCGACCAGTGGAAGAAAAGCCCAGGCAGCAAAATTGA AGTATCCCCACCTTCCCAGTTTGACCAGACAGGAAATACTG TCAGTGATTCAGATATTTATGATGATGTTGACACCAATAACTTCCATCTGCCTCCACATATCAGCAG TCTCCCACTAA
- the LOC115149258 gene encoding FYN-binding protein 1 isoform X1 gives MQDNKSDVKAIMARFNTGGNATEGIASERPKATVHPTLSSGPPIQPKKPALETSLSGSAASTAPKPNFLKSTISTKSTPEVRDLPKIKVIPNKFGNTQEDSKPSFVKQYPFKLKPPGPEISQDAEVKSPLPKLPLQKPSLSLTLSDTKSALPKPPLGVAKPSWVKDSSPKSDNSGGTSNSIPPKIPPSKKTIISIAKMSLQTEDSVDGAVDSTTKPLGAASILKPSNFRTAQNMFNREDTLSENGVKETAKLPLTSSDSCLPKPTASKKPSFIKKPLGSTSPVVGLSNSSPSPPKLNPMPNFLALGTVPAKPNRPPRVNLEKFKKGTEASTDGPAGLKGSVAPAPASHPSNHMAPPLPSHPMAPSLPPRPPEAIIQPDPDENYDDVGLINNTPPPHSGGHPSQNTKHSESDEMYEDLDERWGAVESKEQEKREREEKKRQVEKKVQKERERKEQEAKKKFKLTGPLKVIHRVQARVDSKGSKTDLGLKQGESIDIMRVLDNPEGRWLGRSQDGSYGYVKTECVEIDFDTLKRQGVSISSHMEHDPEVYDDVAFQNDLSSGIKSAGVVLPPPPDEDSDIYDDLDDSSFDVSPSPSDSRSPPKPCSWMFIKGFDQWKKSPGSKIEVSPPSQFDQTGNTVSDSDIYDDVDTNNFHLPPHISSLPLSKAKGKAEDKDPKKLKKFEKEEKEFRKKFKYDGEIQVLYQVTIVSTLANKKWSSKDLLLRPGETLDVIVKPVDNKLICRNKEGKFGYVLTSHIVVEDADIYDDIGDDCIYDND, from the exons ATG CAGGACAACAAGTCTGATGTGAAGGCCATCATGGCTCGCTTCAACACGGGGGGAAATGCCACAGAGGGTATCGCCTCAGAACGTCCAAAAGCTACAGTGCACCCCACCCTGTCCTCAGGACCCCCTATCCAGCCTAAGAAACCTGCCCTGGAGACCAGCCTCTCAGGCAGCGCAGCGTCCACCGCGCCCAAACCCAACTTCCTCAAGAGCACCATCTCCACCAAGAGCACTCCAGAAGTCAGGGACTTGCCCAAAATCAAAGTGATCCCTAATAAGTTTGGAAACACCCAAGAGGACAGCAAACCATCCTTTGTCAAACAGTACCCCTTTAAACTCAAACCTCCTGGCCCAGAGATATCCCAGGATGCTGAGGTCAAAAGCCCTTTGCCCAAACTCCCTCTCCAGAAGCCCTCTCTGAGCTTGACCTTGTCTGACACCAAGTCTGCCCTTCCCAAACCTCCCCTGGGTGTGGCCAAACCCTCCTGGGTCAAAGACAGCAGCCCCAAATCTGACAATAGTGGGGGTACCTCGAACTCCATCCCACCCAAAATACCCCCTTCCAAAAAAACCATAATCTCCATTGCAAAGATGAGTCTACAGACAGAGGATAGTGTGGATGGAGCAGTGGATTCTACAACCAAACCGCTGGGAGCAGCTTCTATCCTCAAACCCTCCAACTTCAGGACTGCACAGAACATGTTCAATAGAGAAGACACCCTATCTGAGAATGGGGTAAAGGAAACAGCCAAACTTCCCCTCACTTCCAGCGACTCCTGTCTTCCTAAACCTACAGCCAGTAAGAAACCCAGCTTCATTAAGAAGCCCCTGGGTTCCACCTCCCCGGTCGTGGGGTTGAGCAACAGTAGCCCGTCCCCCCCCAAATTAAACCCCATGCCCAATTTCCTGGCATTAGGAACTGTGCCAGCCAAACCCAACCGGCCTCCTAGGGTCAACTTGGAAAAGTTCAAGAAGGGCACAGAGGCTAGTACCGATG GTCCTGCTGGGTTAAAGGGATCtgttgccccagccccagcctctcaCCCCAGTAACCATATGGCCCCACCCCTGCCCTCTCACCCCATGGCCCCTAGCCTGCCCCCACGACCACCAGAAGCCAT AATCCAACCTGACCCAGATGAGAACTATGATGATGTGGGGTTAATTAACAATACTCCACCCCCTCACTCTGGAGGACATCCTAGTCAAAACACTAAG CACAGTGAAAGTGATGAAATGTATGAAGATCTTGATGAAAGATG GGGGGCAGTGGAATCAAAGgagcaagagaagagagagagggaggagaaaaaaCGACAGGTGGAAAAGAAAGTACAGAAAGAACGTGAGAGGAAAGAGCAAGAGGCCAAAAAGAAATTCAAA CTGACTGGTCCACTGAAGGTCATCCACAGGGTCCAGGCCAGAGTGGACAGTAAAGGGAGTAAGACGGACCTGGGGCTGAAGCAGGGAGAGTCTATTGACATCATGCGTGTTTTGGACAACCCAGAGGGACGCTGGCTAGGGAGGTCACAGGACGGCTCCT ATGGCTATGTGAAGACGGAGTGTGTTGAGATTGACTTTGACACCCTGAAGCGTCAGGGTGTGTCTATATCCAGTCATATGGAACACGACCCAGAGGTATACGATGATGTGGCCTTTCAGAATGACCTCAGCAG TGGGATCAAGAGTGCAGGAG TGGttcttcctccacctcctgaTGAGGATAGTGACATATATGATGATCTTGACGATTCAAGCTTCGATGTCAG CCCTAGCCCGTCGGACTCCAGATCCCCTCCTAAACCTTGCTCTTGGATGTTTATTAAGGGCTTCGACCAGTGGAAGAAAAGCCCAGGCAGCAAAATTGA AGTATCCCCACCTTCCCAGTTTGACCAGACAGGAAATACTG TCAGTGATTCAGATATTTATGATGATGTTGACACCAATAACTTCCATCTGCCTCCACATATCAGCAG TCTCCCACTAAGTAAAGCCAAGGGTAAGGCTGAGGACAAAGATCCTAAAAAGCTAAAGAAATTTGAAAAGGAAGAGAAGGAATTCCGAAAGAAGTTCAAG TATGATGGGGAGATCCAGGTACTCTATCAGGTGACCATCGTTTCCACCTTGGCCAATAAGAAGTGGAGCAGTAAAGATCTGCTGTTGAGACCTGGGGAGACTCTGGATGTTATCGTTAAGCCTGTAGACAACAAACTCATCTGCAGAAACAAGGAGGGCAAGT ttgGCTACGTCTTGACCAGCCATATTGTAGTAGA AGATGCTGATATCTATGATGACATTGGTGATG ATTGCATCTATGACAACGACTGA
- the LOC115149258 gene encoding FYN-binding protein 1 isoform X5 — protein sequence MQDNKSDVKAIMARFNTGGNATEGIASERPKATVHPTLSSGPPIQPKKPALETSLSGSAASTAPKPNFLKSTISTKSTPEVRDLPKIKVIPNKFGNTQEDSKPSFVKQYPFKLKPPGPEISQDAEVKSPLPKLPLQKPSLSLTLSDTKSALPKPPLGVAKPSWVKDSSPKSDNSGGTSNSIPPKIPPSKKTIISIAKMSLQTEDSVDGAVDSTTKPLGAASILKPSNFRTAQNMFNREDTLSENGVKETAKLPLTSSDSCLPKPTASKKPSFIKKPLGSTSPVVGLSNSSPSPPKLNPMPNFLALGTVPAKPNRPPRVNLEKFKKGTEASTDGPAGLKGSVAPAPASHPSNHMAPPLPSHPMAPSLPPRPPEAIIQPDPDENYDDVGLINNTPPPHSGGHPSQNTKHSESDEMYEDLDERWGAVESKEQEKREREEKKRQVEKKVQKERERKEQEAKKKFKLTGPLKVIHRVQARVDSKGSKTDLGLKQGESIDIMRVLDNPEGRWLGRSQDGSYGYVKTECVEIDFDTLKRQGVSISSHMEHDPEVYDDVAFQNDLSSGIKSAGVVLPPPPDEDSDIYDDLDDSSFDVSPSPSDSRSPPKPCSWMFIKGFDQWKKSPGSKIEVSPPSQFDQTGNTVIQIFMMMLTPITSICLHISAVSH from the exons ATG CAGGACAACAAGTCTGATGTGAAGGCCATCATGGCTCGCTTCAACACGGGGGGAAATGCCACAGAGGGTATCGCCTCAGAACGTCCAAAAGCTACAGTGCACCCCACCCTGTCCTCAGGACCCCCTATCCAGCCTAAGAAACCTGCCCTGGAGACCAGCCTCTCAGGCAGCGCAGCGTCCACCGCGCCCAAACCCAACTTCCTCAAGAGCACCATCTCCACCAAGAGCACTCCAGAAGTCAGGGACTTGCCCAAAATCAAAGTGATCCCTAATAAGTTTGGAAACACCCAAGAGGACAGCAAACCATCCTTTGTCAAACAGTACCCCTTTAAACTCAAACCTCCTGGCCCAGAGATATCCCAGGATGCTGAGGTCAAAAGCCCTTTGCCCAAACTCCCTCTCCAGAAGCCCTCTCTGAGCTTGACCTTGTCTGACACCAAGTCTGCCCTTCCCAAACCTCCCCTGGGTGTGGCCAAACCCTCCTGGGTCAAAGACAGCAGCCCCAAATCTGACAATAGTGGGGGTACCTCGAACTCCATCCCACCCAAAATACCCCCTTCCAAAAAAACCATAATCTCCATTGCAAAGATGAGTCTACAGACAGAGGATAGTGTGGATGGAGCAGTGGATTCTACAACCAAACCGCTGGGAGCAGCTTCTATCCTCAAACCCTCCAACTTCAGGACTGCACAGAACATGTTCAATAGAGAAGACACCCTATCTGAGAATGGGGTAAAGGAAACAGCCAAACTTCCCCTCACTTCCAGCGACTCCTGTCTTCCTAAACCTACAGCCAGTAAGAAACCCAGCTTCATTAAGAAGCCCCTGGGTTCCACCTCCCCGGTCGTGGGGTTGAGCAACAGTAGCCCGTCCCCCCCCAAATTAAACCCCATGCCCAATTTCCTGGCATTAGGAACTGTGCCAGCCAAACCCAACCGGCCTCCTAGGGTCAACTTGGAAAAGTTCAAGAAGGGCACAGAGGCTAGTACCGATG GTCCTGCTGGGTTAAAGGGATCtgttgccccagccccagcctctcaCCCCAGTAACCATATGGCCCCACCCCTGCCCTCTCACCCCATGGCCCCTAGCCTGCCCCCACGACCACCAGAAGCCAT AATCCAACCTGACCCAGATGAGAACTATGATGATGTGGGGTTAATTAACAATACTCCACCCCCTCACTCTGGAGGACATCCTAGTCAAAACACTAAG CACAGTGAAAGTGATGAAATGTATGAAGATCTTGATGAAAGATG GGGGGCAGTGGAATCAAAGgagcaagagaagagagagagggaggagaaaaaaCGACAGGTGGAAAAGAAAGTACAGAAAGAACGTGAGAGGAAAGAGCAAGAGGCCAAAAAGAAATTCAAA CTGACTGGTCCACTGAAGGTCATCCACAGGGTCCAGGCCAGAGTGGACAGTAAAGGGAGTAAGACGGACCTGGGGCTGAAGCAGGGAGAGTCTATTGACATCATGCGTGTTTTGGACAACCCAGAGGGACGCTGGCTAGGGAGGTCACAGGACGGCTCCT ATGGCTATGTGAAGACGGAGTGTGTTGAGATTGACTTTGACACCCTGAAGCGTCAGGGTGTGTCTATATCCAGTCATATGGAACACGACCCAGAGGTATACGATGATGTGGCCTTTCAGAATGACCTCAGCAG TGGGATCAAGAGTGCAGGAG TGGttcttcctccacctcctgaTGAGGATAGTGACATATATGATGATCTTGACGATTCAAGCTTCGATGTCAG CCCTAGCCCGTCGGACTCCAGATCCCCTCCTAAACCTTGCTCTTGGATGTTTATTAAGGGCTTCGACCAGTGGAAGAAAAGCCCAGGCAGCAAAATTGA AGTATCCCCACCTTCCCAGTTTGACCAGACAGGAAATACTG TGATTCAGATATTTATGATGATGTTGACACCAATAACTTCCATCTGCCTCCACATATCAGCAG TCTCCCACTAA